The window TTCGCGGCAACGGCGCGGAAAGCGGTTCGCCTGAACGCCACCCTGGACTCCCGGGCGAGCCTGTCAACGACCATGAAGCCGATATTGTGCCGCGAGCACTCATATGCGCTCCCCGGGTTCCCCAGGCCGAACACGAGCACCATGATGCCAACCTCTCCCCGGACCGAGACCCGGTCAGTCGAAGAGTATGCTCACTGACAGTTCCTCGTATATCCGCCGTATAGCCTCGGCAAACAGCGGCGCCACCGAGAGGACTGTCATCTTATCGATATTCTCGTGGGCCTCGACTGGGATGGTGTTTGTGATGACGACTTCCTTGATGGGGGCTTCCCTAAGCCTGCCGATGGCGGGACCAGAGAGTACGCCGTGCGTACAGCATGCCCAGACCTCAGTGGCACCCGCCCGGATCAAAGCACGCGCCCCTTCACACACAGTCCCAGCCGTATCGATCAAGTCATCGATGAGCACAGCGGGCTTGTCCGCAACATCGCCGATTATGTTCATCACCTCGGCGACGTTTGGCCTGGGTCGCCGCTTGTCGATGATGGCAAGCGTCCCATCCAGATGTTCCGCCAAGACCCTCGCGCGGGTCACACCTCCGACGTCAGGTGACACAACCACGCACCCCTCAAGCCCCCTGGCGAGCAGGTGTTCCGCGAGGATGGGGGCACCCTTTAGATGGTCCACAGGGATGTCGAAGAAGCCTTGGATCTGCGGAGCATGAAGGTCGATCGTGAGCACCCTTGAGGCTCCGGCAGCGGTTATGAGATTGGCCAGGAGTTTTGCTGCGATGGGCTCACGTGGAAGGGACTTCCGATCCTGCCTTGCGTAGGCGTAATAGGGAACAACTGCTGTGATCGACCGGGCCGACGCGCGCTTGAGGGCATCTATGACGATCAGAAGCTCCATGATGTTGTCGTGGACCGGCCGGCAAAGGGACTGGATGACAAAAACGTCGGCTCCCCTGATGCTCTCGTAGATCTGGACCCTGGTCTCCCCGTCGCTGAACCTCCCTACCTGGGACTTCACCAGAGGAGTGTTCAGCCGGCTCGCGATCTCCTGGGCAAGTGATGGGTTGGAATTGCCCGAGAAAATCTTGAGCTTTCGGTGGCATGCCAGCATTACCGATTCTCCTCCCGAGCGGCTCGGGTCGCCTTCAGCTTCGCAACCCAGCCCTCTTTGTTCTCCTGACGTGCCCGCGCTATGGCAAGAGATCCTGGGGGAACATCCGTCGTCACCGTGGATCCCGTAGCCACGTATGCTTCTCGCCCCACCGTGACTGGAGCGACGAGATTGGAGTTCGCGCCTATGAACGCGCCATCTTCAATCACTGTAGTGTGTTTCTTGTAGCCGTCATAGTTGCAGGTAATGGTCCCGGCTCCCACGTTGACCCCGGAGCCGATGATCGCATCGCCGACGTAGGTGAGGTGTGGCACCTTGCTTCCGGTTGCGATCTTAGCGTTCTTGACTTCGACGAAATCGCCCACCTTGACACTGTCAGCGAGAACAGTACCGGGTCTTATGAACGAGAACGGGCCGATCTTGCATCCGTCGCCGACCACAGCATCACGAATGTTCACGTATGGTCCTACTGAGCAGGATTCCCCGATGGATGTCGAGCCCTGGATGATGGTGAAGGGAAGAATAACTGTGTCCCGGCCGATCCTGACATCCATATCGATGAAAGTGCTTCCAGGATCAACGAGCGTAACCCCGGAGTCCATCACTTCCCAGCGCTTGCGATCACGCATAACGCGTTCCGCAGACGCAAGCTCCACCCTGGAATTGACCCCCATGCCTTCCAGTGGGTCGGACAGGGTAAGGGCGCTCACGGCATGACCGCGCGAGATGAGGACAGGGATGACGTCGGGAAGGTAATACTCACCCTGCTGGTTGTCGTTGGTCACGTGTGGCAATGCCTCAAAAAGCAGCCTCGTGGAAAAACAGAAGACGCCGGTGTTGACCTCGCGCACCGTGCGGATTTCGTCCGATGCGTCTTTGAACTCGACAACTCCGGTGACGCGGCCGGCACCGTCCCGGACAACACGGCCGTAGGCTGCCGGGTCCGAAAGGACCATGGTGAGCATAGTCGCCGCACTTCCAGATTTCTCGTGCTGTTCGACTAGGTGTCGAATGGAAGATGCTTGTAGGAGAGGAACATCTCCGGGGACCACTACGACGGCGCCATCGTATCCAGACAACGCGTCCGCCGCACACATTACGGCATGGCCTGTACCGAGTTGCTCCTTCTGCCAGACGATCTCCACGTTGGCTCTGAAATGCTCCTCGATCCTCTCGCCACCGTGACCCACGAGCACCAGGACCTTCTTGGCACCGGCATCACGGACGGTCCGGAACACGTGGTCGACCATGGGAACCCCGGCTACTTCGTGCAGCACCTTAGGAAGCGCGGACCTCATGCGCTTGCCGAGGCCGGCAGCGAGGATGAGGCCTATGAAGGGACCCATGAAACCCACTCCGGTTCTTTGTGAATGGTGTCTCAAGCACTATGAGCATATACCATAGATGCAGGTTCGTCAACTTTTCACCCGCGTGGCAAACTGCAGGACTACCGGAATACACCCACTAACATACGAGCTCCGGGCACCGCAAAGACTGTACTCAGCAAGCCTAGGGAGGTGATAATCGTGCCCGGACGCAACAACAACCGTACCGTGATCCCCCAGGCCAGGCAGGCTCTGGATCGGATGAAGTATGAGATCGCAAATGAGTTGAACATCCCGACAAACCTCATTCAGGGCGACTACTGGGGCAACCTCAGTTCTAGGGATTGTGGGGCTGTTGGCGGCAACATGGTCAGGAGGATGATCCAGGCAGCCGAGCAATCGCTCATAGCGAACACCACCGCCGGCGTTCGCCTTGGCTTCCAGCAAGCGGTTTCTCCGCTTCTCGGAGCCGGCCTCCACGGCCAGCAGCTCCAGCAGCAACAGTTCCAACAGCCACTTCAACAGCAGCAATTCCAGCAACCACTTGGGGGACAGCAGTTCCAGCAGCAACCAGTTTCCGGCGTAGGCATACCGGGAACCACGGTGTAACTGCCCACCGGCGCCCACAGGCAGAACTCACGGAGGCCCTACTTTGGGCCTCCTCTCTGTTTGTGGGCCCAACTCTGTCTATCTTTCGATGCCCGTCGTGCGTCCAACCTTGGCACCAGTTGGTTATCGTGCAGATTTGGGGGATACTTATCCAACGAGGAGGTGCTGCAATGAGGAACACCGGATTGATCGTGGCCGGGGTGGGTGTGATAGTCTCCATCGTGGGCTGGCTAATGGAAGGCCGCTTTTGGGACGGCGTGTTGGGTTTCGGCCTTGCCCACATCTTTCTCGGGCTCCTCGACACGATGAGGACCCCGGTGAAGGCGTAGTCTGCTGGCCGCCATTTGATGACGAGAGCGCACCTGGATGGGCGCCATGTGCTCGTGCGCGTGGCGCCCGGTCCATGGCCATCTGCCACCTAGCATGCAGGCGTAGGCAGTCGAGGCTCCGGAGCGGGTCCTGTTCGCCGAGAAGAACGCAAAATGAATATGGCTTCTACCTGGATCTAAGCAAAGAGAATGGCAAGAAGCAAAAATCCGTGGGAAATACTCCCACGGATTGTGCCTTCTAGCTTGGCTGGGGCGCCAGGATTCGAACCTGGGATACAGGATCCAAAGTCCCGTGCCTTACCGCTTGGCCACGCCCCAACGTCGTGCCTCACTGACATGCCGCGCAACTTATGATACCACAGATAGGCCTGACCTTCAATTGCACGGTGGCGGCACTTGAGGCGCTGTTTGGGTCCGACGCCTCCAATGGGTCCGGCCCACAGTCGCGGGACGGATCCTGCCACGGATCCAGCCTCTGGCCTTGCGCCGGGCTCCGATCACAAGCCCCAACTGTACAGGCCAATTCCTACGCCTGTATCTTCGGATCCAGGATATCCCGGAAAGCGTCTCCAATGAGGTTCCAGGCGAGCACGAACAGAACAATCGCCAGGCCGGGATAGACGACGGTGTACCAGTACTTCAGTGGCTCTCCGGGCGCACCCAGGATCCAGTTGCGGGAGAAGCTTATCATCTGCCCCCAGTCAGCGTAGCCTTCAGGCGCCCCGAGCCCGAGGAAGCTCAGGCCGGCTGCGGTAACAACCACGGACCCGATGCTCATGGACGCCTGAATGATAACGGGGAATATGGTGTTCGGCAGTATGTGCCGCATGACTATCTTGAAGTCACTCACTCCGGCGGCCCGTGCTGCGGCCACATATTCCTCCTGCTTCACCTGAAGTATTCCGCCCCTTATGAGACGGGCATACGACATCCACCAGAAACAGATCATGGCAGCGACGACCCTGTCGAGACCTTTGCCCAGAACTGTCGTAACCACGACCGCCGCAATGAGGAATGGGAAACTCATGAAGATGTCCACGATCCTCATGATGATCTCGTCTGTCTTGCCTCCTACATACGCAGACAGCGAACCGACCACGAGGCCTATGAAACAGCTGGCGCCGACAACTGTGAGGCCGACCTTGAACGCCGTGCGTGTACCCCAGACTATCCCGTAGAAGATGTCGTACTGTCCCTGCGTCCGCCCCATGGGATGCTCGCGG is drawn from Bacillota bacterium and contains these coding sequences:
- a CDS encoding ABC transporter permease, which gives rise to MMLKKLIRNPISMLGLILLVGFVIVAILAPWIAPTPERQKHEPYRIPRYGWGAMPTPPSREHPMGRTQGQYDIFYGIVWGTRTAFKVGLTVVGASCFIGLVVGSLSAYVGGKTDEIIMRIVDIFMSFPFLIAAVVVTTVLGKGLDRVVAAMICFWWMSYARLIRGGILQVKQEEYVAAARAAGVSDFKIVMRHILPNTIFPVIIQASMSIGSVVVTAAGLSFLGLGAPEGYADWGQMISFSRNWILGAPGEPLKYWYTVVYPGLAIVLFVLAWNLIGDAFRDILDPKIQA
- the glmU gene encoding bifunctional UDP-N-acetylglucosamine diphosphorylase/glucosamine-1-phosphate N-acetyltransferase GlmU; protein product: MGPFIGLILAAGLGKRMRSALPKVLHEVAGVPMVDHVFRTVRDAGAKKVLVLVGHGGERIEEHFRANVEIVWQKEQLGTGHAVMCAADALSGYDGAVVVVPGDVPLLQASSIRHLVEQHEKSGSAATMLTMVLSDPAAYGRVVRDGAGRVTGVVEFKDASDEIRTVREVNTGVFCFSTRLLFEALPHVTNDNQQGEYYLPDVIPVLISRGHAVSALTLSDPLEGMGVNSRVELASAERVMRDRKRWEVMDSGVTLVDPGSTFIDMDVRIGRDTVILPFTIIQGSTSIGESCSVGPYVNIRDAVVGDGCKIGPFSFIRPGTVLADSVKVGDFVEVKNAKIATGSKVPHLTYVGDAIIGSGVNVGAGTITCNYDGYKKHTTVIEDGAFIGANSNLVAPVTVGREAYVATGSTVTTDVPPGSLAIARARQENKEGWVAKLKATRAAREENR
- a CDS encoding ribose-phosphate pyrophosphokinase yields the protein MLACHRKLKIFSGNSNPSLAQEIASRLNTPLVKSQVGRFSDGETRVQIYESIRGADVFVIQSLCRPVHDNIMELLIVIDALKRASARSITAVVPYYAYARQDRKSLPREPIAAKLLANLITAAGASRVLTIDLHAPQIQGFFDIPVDHLKGAPILAEHLLARGLEGCVVVSPDVGGVTRARVLAEHLDGTLAIIDKRRPRPNVAEVMNIIGDVADKPAVLIDDLIDTAGTVCEGARALIRAGATEVWACCTHGVLSGPAIGRLREAPIKEVVITNTIPVEAHENIDKMTVLSVAPLFAEAIRRIYEELSVSILFD
- a CDS encoding alpha/beta-type small acid-soluble spore protein codes for the protein MPGRNNNRTVIPQARQALDRMKYEIANELNIPTNLIQGDYWGNLSSRDCGAVGGNMVRRMIQAAEQSLIANTTAGVRLGFQQAVSPLLGAGLHGQQLQQQQFQQPLQQQQFQQPLGGQQFQQQPVSGVGIPGTTV